One genomic region from Nocardioides plantarum encodes:
- the rsmI gene encoding 16S rRNA (cytidine(1402)-2'-O)-methyltransferase, translating to MTSPSDSSSAAGVLVLAATPIGRVADAPPRLAEELAGADVVAAEDTRRLRRLTGDLGVTLGGRVVSYFEGNEQQRTPVLLEALLAGERVLLVTDAGMPSVSDPGYRLVTAAVAAGVLVTAVPGPSAVLTALAVSGLPVDRFCFEGFLPRKAGERARRLATLVDEQRTMVFFEAPHRTAATLAAMAETWGDDRAAAVCRELTKTHEEVRRGGLAELAAWAAEGVRGEVTLVVGGADPAPSISTDEGSLRAAVATRQDRGMTTKAAIAEVALLSGVPKRDVYDLVHKA from the coding sequence ATGACCTCCCCGAGCGACTCCTCCTCCGCGGCCGGGGTGCTGGTGCTGGCGGCCACGCCGATCGGCCGGGTGGCCGACGCGCCGCCGCGTCTGGCCGAGGAGCTCGCCGGCGCCGACGTGGTGGCGGCCGAGGACACCCGGCGACTGCGGCGGCTGACCGGCGACCTCGGAGTCACCCTCGGCGGCCGGGTCGTGTCCTACTTCGAGGGCAACGAGCAGCAGCGCACCCCGGTGCTGCTCGAGGCGCTGCTCGCCGGCGAGCGGGTGCTGCTCGTCACCGACGCCGGGATGCCCAGCGTCTCCGACCCCGGCTACCGACTGGTCACGGCCGCAGTGGCCGCGGGGGTCCTGGTCACGGCCGTGCCGGGCCCCTCGGCCGTGCTCACCGCGCTGGCCGTGTCGGGCCTGCCGGTCGACCGGTTCTGCTTCGAGGGCTTCCTGCCGCGCAAGGCGGGGGAGCGCGCGCGTCGGCTCGCGACGCTGGTCGACGAGCAGCGCACGATGGTGTTTTTCGAGGCCCCGCACCGCACCGCGGCCACGTTGGCGGCGATGGCCGAGACGTGGGGTGACGACCGCGCGGCCGCGGTCTGCCGCGAGCTGACCAAGACCCACGAGGAGGTACGCCGCGGGGGGCTGGCCGAGCTCGCCGCCTGGGCCGCCGAGGGGGTCCGGGGCGAGGTCACCCTGGTCGTGGGCGGGGCCGACCCGGCGCCCTCCATCTCGACCGACGAGGGGTCGCTGCGCGCCGCGGTCGCGACGCGGCAGGATCGCGGCATGACGACGAAGGCAGCCATCGCCGAGGTGGCCCTCCTGTCCGGGGTGCCCAAGCGCGACGTCTACGACCTGGTGCACAAGGCATGA
- a CDS encoding dolichyl-phosphate-mannose--protein mannosyltransferase produces the protein MTTLQEPPPTGGPTGQVGLSETADGRPVPTAWQRARGRLTEADARLQGRAAAWGAAIGVALLAFAMRLWHLGSPHRFAFDETYYAKDAWGLLNQGFVRNYQDQVGGKDINDAILDGRTQGIWGDGPSMEVHPEVGKWVIALGEKAFGMDPFGWRISAAVVGALMVLVLCRLARRMTGSTTLGCLAGLLLTFDGLHFVLSRLALLDIFLAFFLLCGVACVVNDRDWFRARLARKIDEVGAASFGPVRGLMFRPWLVAGGVCFGLAIGTKWTAGPPLAAFGLLVWLWSAGARRSFGVRWAVVRSALVDGVPAFAQLVLIAFFVYVVSWTGWLVHADDYEQTLSSTQYTGFTQDNGCTKNADGTRSPNNESDDSATWPTATEPDAHGPAEIVQSLRSLFYYHQDVFTFHSHYLNCSSHPYQSQPSGWPLINRPVGVATDLNARPDQPGCTEADSSGCYYRQVLLIGTPLLWWGGAIALVAAGLLWIGARDWRFGVAVVGSLSTWLPWLRYDDRPIFFFYAIAYLPFMVLAITLCLGTLIGRSRLPSGRRTAGVIVAGSFFVLVVLNFAYFYPILSYETIPKSAWNHRMWFSRWI, from the coding sequence GTGACCACGCTGCAGGAGCCCCCGCCGACCGGCGGGCCCACCGGGCAGGTGGGACTCTCCGAGACCGCCGACGGCCGCCCGGTCCCGACGGCGTGGCAGCGGGCCCGCGGCCGGCTGACCGAGGCCGACGCGCGGCTCCAGGGCCGGGCCGCGGCGTGGGGCGCCGCGATCGGGGTCGCCCTGCTGGCCTTCGCGATGCGGCTGTGGCACCTCGGCTCGCCCCACCGGTTCGCCTTCGACGAGACCTACTACGCCAAGGACGCCTGGGGCCTTCTCAACCAGGGCTTCGTGCGCAACTACCAGGACCAGGTCGGCGGCAAGGACATCAACGACGCCATCCTCGACGGCCGGACCCAGGGCATCTGGGGCGACGGCCCGTCGATGGAGGTGCACCCCGAGGTCGGCAAGTGGGTCATCGCCCTGGGCGAGAAGGCCTTCGGCATGGACCCCTTCGGCTGGCGGATCTCCGCAGCCGTCGTGGGCGCGCTGATGGTGCTCGTGCTGTGCCGCCTGGCCCGACGGATGACGGGCTCGACGACGCTGGGCTGCCTCGCCGGGCTGCTGCTGACGTTCGACGGCCTGCACTTCGTGCTCTCGCGCCTGGCGCTGCTCGACATCTTCCTGGCGTTCTTCCTGCTCTGCGGCGTCGCGTGCGTGGTCAACGACCGCGACTGGTTCCGGGCGCGCCTGGCCCGCAAGATCGACGAGGTCGGCGCGGCGTCGTTCGGCCCGGTGCGAGGACTGATGTTCCGCCCGTGGCTGGTCGCGGGCGGTGTCTGCTTCGGCCTCGCGATCGGCACCAAGTGGACCGCCGGGCCGCCGCTGGCGGCGTTCGGGCTGCTGGTGTGGCTGTGGAGCGCCGGGGCGCGCCGCTCCTTCGGGGTGCGGTGGGCGGTCGTCCGCTCGGCCCTCGTGGACGGCGTACCCGCGTTCGCTCAGCTCGTGCTGATCGCGTTCTTCGTCTACGTCGTGTCGTGGACCGGGTGGCTGGTGCACGCCGACGACTACGAGCAGACCCTGTCGTCGACGCAGTACACCGGGTTCACCCAGGACAACGGCTGCACCAAGAACGCCGACGGCACCAGGAGCCCCAACAACGAGAGCGACGACTCTGCCACCTGGCCCACGGCCACCGAGCCCGACGCCCACGGCCCCGCCGAGATCGTGCAGTCGCTGCGGTCGTTGTTCTACTACCACCAGGACGTCTTCACGTTCCACTCCCACTACCTCAACTGCAGCAGCCACCCCTACCAGTCGCAGCCGTCGGGCTGGCCGCTGATCAACCGGCCCGTCGGCGTGGCCACCGACCTCAACGCGCGACCCGACCAGCCAGGCTGCACCGAGGCGGACTCCTCCGGCTGCTACTACCGCCAGGTGCTGCTCATCGGCACGCCCCTGCTGTGGTGGGGCGGCGCGATCGCGCTCGTCGCGGCCGGCCTGCTCTGGATCGGCGCCCGTGACTGGCGCTTCGGCGTGGCCGTCGTCGGCAGCCTGTCGACCTGGCTCCCCTGGCTGAGGTACGACGACCGGCCGATCTTCTTCTTCTACGCGATCGCCTACCTGCCGTTCATGGTGCTCGCGATCACGCTGTGCCTCGGCACGCTCATCGGCCGCTCCCGCCTGCCGTCGGGACGGCGTACGGCGGGCGTCATCGTGGCCGGGTCGTTCTTCGTGCTGGTCGTGCTCAACTTCGCCTACTTCTACCCGATCCTGTCCTACGAGACGATCCCGAAGTCGGCCTGGAACCACCGCATGTGGTTCTCCCGATGGATTTGA
- a CDS encoding TatD family hydrolase, which yields MSEPTRARAATEETSGSRRDRERPPAPEPLPHPVVDNHCHLDIADGEWFGTDDALAAAAAVGVTRIVQIGCDLPGARWAVEAAASYDAIVAGVALHPNEAPLLAAAGRLDEAMAEIEDLARAHAKVRAVGETGLDHFRTGDDGRAAQVESFRRHIDLAKRLDKTLVIHDRDAHDEVLAVLDEEGAPERWVMHCFSGDADLARRCLDRGAHLSFAGTVTFKNAQPQRDALAVTPLDRVLVETDAPFLTPTPYRGRPNASYLVPLTVRAMAEVRGDDLETLCRAIDANTDVAFGGRW from the coding sequence ATGAGCGAGCCCACCCGCGCCCGCGCCGCGACCGAGGAGACCAGCGGCTCGCGCCGCGACCGCGAGCGCCCGCCGGCCCCCGAGCCGCTCCCGCACCCGGTGGTCGACAACCACTGCCACCTCGACATCGCCGACGGCGAGTGGTTCGGCACCGACGACGCCCTCGCCGCGGCCGCGGCGGTCGGGGTCACCCGCATCGTGCAGATCGGCTGCGACCTGCCGGGCGCGCGCTGGGCGGTCGAGGCGGCAGCGTCGTACGACGCGATCGTGGCCGGGGTCGCGCTGCACCCCAACGAGGCCCCGCTGCTGGCCGCCGCGGGGCGCCTCGACGAGGCGATGGCCGAGATCGAGGACCTCGCGCGGGCCCACGCCAAGGTGCGGGCGGTGGGGGAGACGGGCCTCGACCACTTCCGCACCGGCGACGACGGTCGGGCAGCTCAGGTGGAGTCGTTCCGGCGCCACATCGACCTGGCCAAGCGGCTCGACAAGACGCTGGTCATCCACGACCGCGACGCCCACGACGAGGTGCTGGCCGTGCTCGACGAGGAGGGGGCGCCCGAGCGGTGGGTGATGCACTGCTTCTCCGGCGACGCCGACCTGGCCCGACGCTGTCTCGACCGTGGTGCCCACCTGTCCTTCGCCGGGACCGTGACCTTCAAGAACGCCCAGCCGCAGCGCGACGCCCTCGCGGTGACCCCCCTCGACCGGGTGCTCGTCGAGACCGACGCGCCGTTCCTGACCCCGACGCCCTACCGGGGCCGCCCCAACGCGTCCTACCTCGTGCCCCTCACCGTCCGCGCGATGGCCGAGGTCCGCGGTGACGACCTCGAGACCCTGTGCCGCGCCATCGACGCCAACACCGACGTCGCGTTCGGCGGTCGCTGGTAG
- a CDS encoding ABC-F family ATP-binding cassette domain-containing protein: MSNLLNLEGVSKSYGVRPLLANVSLGITSGDRIGIVGRNGDGKTTLLEVMTGIEEADTGRVSRSRGLLVGYLHQGDELDDTHTVREAVLRGLEDHEWAADSTLRGIVTELLAGVELDRSVHGLSGGERRRCALAALLLGDHELIVLDEPTNHLDVEAVAWLADHLRRRTSALVVVTHDRWFLDEVCQWTWEVHDGAVDVYEGGYAAFVLAKAERSRQADASESRRQNLAKKELAWLRRGAPARTAKPKFRIDAANKLIEDVPAPRDRLELQKFATQRLGKDVIDVEEVDLQRGERKLLTDATWRLGPGDRVGIVGVNGAGKTSVLSLLSGTLAPTKGRMKLGKTVAMQHLTQALDDVDPMGRVLPTVEAIRRVTVTKDGEITATSMLERFGFTGDKLTARLGDLSGGERRRFQLLKLLLTEPNVLLLDEPTNDLDIETLTVLEDFLDGWPGTLVVVSHDRYFLERVTDSVWALLGDGQLSMLPRGVDEYLERRAVTATTPVATGGPAPASSSGPAAPASGKAKAGSAEERNARKAVARLEKQLKKLLTREAELNAAVLAAGTDYAAIAAISADLQAVLAEKDDVELEWLEASEVLGG; encoded by the coding sequence ATGTCCAACCTCCTCAACCTCGAGGGCGTCTCGAAGTCCTACGGCGTCCGTCCGCTGCTCGCCAACGTCTCCCTCGGCATCACCTCGGGCGACCGGATCGGCATCGTCGGCCGCAACGGCGACGGCAAGACCACGCTGCTGGAGGTGATGACCGGCATCGAGGAGGCCGACACCGGCCGCGTCTCGCGCAGTCGCGGCCTGCTCGTCGGCTACCTGCACCAGGGCGACGAGCTCGACGACACCCACACCGTGCGCGAGGCGGTGCTCCGCGGCCTGGAGGACCACGAGTGGGCGGCCGACTCCACCCTGCGCGGCATCGTGACCGAGCTGCTTGCCGGCGTCGAGCTCGACCGCTCGGTCCACGGCCTCTCGGGCGGTGAGCGCCGGCGCTGTGCCCTCGCCGCGCTGCTCCTGGGCGACCACGAGCTGATCGTCCTCGACGAACCGACCAACCACCTCGACGTCGAGGCCGTGGCCTGGCTGGCCGACCACCTGCGGCGGCGTACCTCGGCGCTCGTGGTCGTCACCCACGACCGCTGGTTCCTCGACGAGGTCTGCCAGTGGACCTGGGAGGTCCACGACGGCGCCGTCGACGTCTACGAGGGCGGCTACGCCGCCTTCGTGCTGGCCAAGGCCGAGCGCTCCCGTCAGGCCGACGCCTCCGAGTCGCGACGCCAGAACCTGGCCAAGAAGGAGCTCGCCTGGCTGCGCCGCGGCGCGCCCGCCCGTACGGCGAAGCCCAAGTTCCGCATCGACGCCGCCAACAAGCTCATCGAGGACGTGCCGGCGCCCCGCGACCGGCTCGAGCTGCAGAAGTTCGCGACCCAGCGGCTCGGCAAGGACGTCATCGACGTCGAGGAGGTCGACCTCCAGCGCGGGGAGCGCAAGCTCCTGACCGACGCGACCTGGCGGCTCGGCCCGGGCGACCGGGTCGGCATCGTCGGCGTCAACGGCGCCGGCAAGACGTCGGTGCTGTCGCTGCTGTCGGGCACCCTGGCGCCGACCAAGGGCCGGATGAAGCTCGGCAAGACGGTCGCGATGCAGCACCTCACCCAGGCCCTCGACGACGTCGACCCGATGGGCCGCGTGCTGCCCACGGTCGAGGCCATCCGACGCGTCACGGTGACCAAGGACGGCGAGATCACCGCGACCTCGATGCTCGAGCGGTTCGGCTTCACCGGCGACAAGCTCACCGCCCGCCTCGGCGACCTGTCGGGTGGCGAGCGGCGCCGCTTCCAGCTGCTCAAGCTGCTGCTGACCGAGCCCAACGTGCTGCTGCTCGACGAGCCCACCAACGACCTCGACATCGAGACACTCACCGTCCTCGAGGACTTCCTCGACGGCTGGCCCGGCACCCTGGTCGTGGTCTCCCACGACCGCTACTTCCTCGAGCGCGTGACCGACTCGGTGTGGGCGCTGCTCGGCGACGGCCAGCTCTCGATGCTCCCGCGCGGCGTCGACGAGTACCTCGAGCGCCGGGCGGTCACCGCCACCACCCCTGTCGCGACCGGCGGCCCCGCACCCGCGTCGTCCAGCGGGCCGGCCGCACCCGCCTCCGGCAAGGCCAAGGCCGGCTCGGCCGAGGAGCGCAACGCCCGCAAGGCGGTCGCCCGCCTCGAGAAGCAGCTCAAGAAGCTCCTCACCCGCGAGGCCGAGCTCAACGCCGCCGTCCTCGCCGCCGGCACCGACTACGCCGCCATCGCCGCAATCTCCGCCGACCTCCAGGCCGTCCTGGCCGAGAAGGACGATGTCGAGCTCGAGTGGCTCGAGGCCTCCGAGGTCCTCGGCGGCTGA
- a CDS encoding pyridoxamine 5'-phosphate oxidase family protein has translation MTSWTPGWGDFPEALLEFWTERHLHTLTTLRPDGRPHVVPVGVTLDHERQCAWVITRGGSRKVRNLLAAGDAGGQVATCAVDGGRWSTLEGTGVVVHDPESVARACERYAARYRTPSPNPERVAIRITVDRFVGSAGLF, from the coding sequence GTGACCTCCTGGACCCCCGGATGGGGCGACTTCCCCGAGGCGCTGCTCGAGTTCTGGACCGAGCGGCACCTCCACACCCTCACCACCCTGCGCCCCGACGGCCGGCCGCACGTGGTCCCGGTCGGGGTCACGCTCGACCACGAGCGGCAGTGCGCCTGGGTGATCACCCGGGGCGGGTCGCGCAAGGTCCGCAACCTGCTCGCCGCCGGTGACGCGGGCGGCCAGGTCGCGACCTGCGCGGTCGACGGCGGGCGGTGGTCGACGCTCGAGGGCACCGGGGTGGTCGTGCACGACCCCGAGTCGGTCGCCCGGGCCTGCGAGCGGTACGCCGCGCGCTACCGCACGCCGAGCCCCAACCCGGAGCGCGTCGCGATCCGGATCACCGTCGACCGGTTCGTGGGGTCGGCCGGGCTGTTCTGA
- a CDS encoding resuscitation-promoting factor, translated as MTATPGTQPPSLGGTLRRSLHSKKLLATLVVGVVLAVAGTTLGYAALDKSVTVSVDGQDRQISADGDTVAEVLDGAGIEVGEHDLVSPSLDEEVEDGSRISVRFGRPVELTVDGKTEVHWVTATDVASALGQIGSDFDNARLDTSRGLSIGRDGVTLKVVTSKRLTFRLAGKKQVVRWLPATTVADALRQVGVTLDRHDRTTPARAAKVEAGDKIVFTDVRYTTKRVSGQAIDFTTVEQDDDSLEQGKTDVVREGTTGRRDLTYRITVINGKVVARKVVKQKVTRKPVSALIKVGTQEPEPEVSTPESSTKSKPSAPANFAGGSTVWDQLAKCESGGNWSINTGNGYYGGLQFNVGTWRAYGGTGLPSDNSRETQIAVATRLRDASGGYGAWPGCAAKLGLPT; from the coding sequence ATGACTGCCACTCCCGGCACCCAGCCCCCCTCCCTCGGCGGCACCCTGCGCCGCTCGCTGCACAGCAAGAAGCTCCTGGCCACCCTCGTCGTCGGCGTCGTGCTGGCCGTGGCCGGTACGACGCTCGGCTACGCAGCCCTCGACAAGTCCGTCACGGTCAGCGTCGACGGACAGGACCGCCAGATCAGTGCCGACGGTGACACCGTGGCCGAGGTCCTCGACGGCGCGGGCATCGAGGTGGGCGAGCACGACCTGGTCAGCCCCTCGCTCGACGAGGAGGTCGAGGACGGCAGCCGCATCAGCGTGCGCTTCGGTCGCCCGGTCGAGCTCACCGTCGACGGCAAGACCGAGGTCCACTGGGTGACGGCCACCGACGTGGCCTCCGCGCTGGGCCAGATCGGCTCCGACTTCGACAACGCCCGCCTCGACACCAGCCGCGGGCTCAGCATCGGCCGCGACGGCGTCACCCTCAAGGTGGTCACGTCCAAGCGGCTCACGTTCCGCCTGGCCGGCAAGAAGCAGGTCGTCCGCTGGCTGCCCGCCACCACCGTCGCCGACGCCCTGCGCCAGGTCGGCGTCACGCTCGACCGTCACGACCGCACCACCCCGGCCCGCGCCGCCAAGGTCGAGGCCGGCGACAAGATCGTCTTCACCGACGTCCGCTACACCACCAAGCGCGTCAGCGGCCAGGCCATCGACTTCACCACGGTCGAGCAGGACGACGACTCCCTCGAGCAGGGCAAGACCGACGTGGTCCGCGAGGGCACGACGGGTCGGCGCGACCTGACCTACCGGATCACCGTGATCAACGGCAAGGTCGTCGCCCGCAAGGTCGTCAAGCAGAAGGTCACCCGCAAGCCCGTCTCCGCGCTGATCAAGGTCGGCACCCAGGAGCCGGAGCCCGAGGTCTCCACGCCCGAGTCGTCGACGAAGAGCAAGCCCTCGGCGCCGGCCAACTTCGCCGGTGGCAGCACCGTCTGGGACCAGCTCGCCAAGTGCGAGTCCGGCGGCAACTGGTCCATCAACACCGGCAACGGCTACTACGGCGGCCTGCAGTTCAACGTCGGCACCTGGCGGGCCTACGGCGGCACCGGCCTCCCGAGCGACAACTCGCGCGAGACCCAGATCGCCGTCGCCACGCGACTGCGTGACGCCTCCGGCGGCTACGGCGCGTGGCCGGGCTGCGCGGCCAAGCTGGGCCTGCCCACCTGA
- a CDS encoding alpha/beta fold hydrolase: MTGPTDGPADGPTDGPARARLTSYEHDGLTFDVADEGPIDGDVVVLLHGFPERASCWRLVAPLLHAQGYRTIAPDQRGYSPGARPTRRRDYTLGRLVGDVAALIGLTGGPVHLVGHDWGAAVGWATVAEHPDLVRTWTAVSVPHPRAFLRSWVSSTQGLKSSYMLLFNVPRLPELLQRRAPRRFEASLRRAGMTSDDVARFRSEIAADGALPGGLAWYRAMFLRGDALERPRITRPTTMVWSDGDVALGRKGIDLTPDWVDAPYELVVLEGVSHWIPTQAPGALAEAILERVTSA; this comes from the coding sequence ATGACCGGCCCCACCGACGGGCCCGCCGACGGGCCGACCGACGGGCCCGCGCGCGCCCGCCTCACGTCGTACGAGCACGACGGGCTGACCTTCGACGTCGCCGACGAGGGGCCGATCGACGGCGACGTCGTCGTGCTGCTCCACGGGTTCCCCGAGCGCGCGTCGTGCTGGCGGCTGGTCGCGCCGCTGCTGCACGCGCAGGGCTACCGCACCATCGCGCCCGACCAGCGCGGCTACTCCCCGGGCGCGCGACCGACGCGTCGGCGCGACTACACCCTGGGTCGCCTGGTGGGCGACGTCGCGGCGCTGATCGGTCTGACCGGCGGGCCGGTGCATCTCGTCGGCCACGACTGGGGCGCGGCCGTCGGCTGGGCCACGGTCGCCGAGCACCCCGACCTGGTCCGCACCTGGACCGCCGTCTCGGTGCCCCACCCGCGGGCGTTCCTGCGGTCGTGGGTGAGCTCGACGCAGGGGCTGAAGTCGTCCTACATGCTGCTGTTCAACGTGCCGCGGCTGCCCGAGCTGCTCCAGCGTCGAGCGCCGCGCCGCTTCGAGGCCTCGCTGCGCCGCGCGGGCATGACCTCCGACGACGTCGCCCGCTTCCGCAGCGAGATCGCCGCCGACGGCGCGCTCCCGGGCGGGCTGGCGTGGTACCGCGCGATGTTCCTGCGCGGCGACGCGCTCGAGCGGCCCCGGATCACCCGTCCCACCACCATGGTGTGGAGCGACGGCGACGTCGCGCTCGGTCGCAAGGGCATCGACCTCACGCCCGACTGGGTCGATGCGCCCTACGAGCTGGTCGTGCTCGAGGGCGTCTCCCACTGGATCCCGACCCAGGCGCCCGGGGCGCTCGCCGAGGCGATCCTCGAGCGGGTGACATCGGCATGA
- a CDS encoding 4-(cytidine 5'-diphospho)-2-C-methyl-D-erythritol kinase encodes MITVPTAVTVRAPAKINLHLGVGAVGADGFHPLTTVYQAVGLCDDLTAHPADDLSVELATADWVDAGVIPTDASNLAHRAATLLGRHHGRELTGRLVVEKAIPVAGGLAGGSADAAAALVALDRLHDLRTSDDDLLRLAADLGSDVPFALIGGTALGTGRGELVDPVTDAGTWWWVLVPSLEGMSTPVVYAHFDRLFPDAPATPPGADELLDALRTGQPLSLARTLHNDLQDPAIDLRPELGLLIERGESEGALRGLVSGSGPTVVFLCESADHARDLAGALMRTGHPVVLVANGAVAGSHLVPSHV; translated from the coding sequence GTGATCACCGTCCCGACCGCGGTGACCGTGCGGGCCCCGGCCAAGATCAACCTGCACCTCGGGGTCGGTGCGGTCGGTGCCGACGGCTTCCACCCGCTCACGACCGTCTACCAGGCCGTCGGGCTGTGCGACGACCTCACCGCCCACCCCGCCGACGACCTGAGCGTCGAGCTCGCCACCGCCGACTGGGTCGACGCCGGCGTCATCCCCACCGACGCGAGCAACCTGGCCCACCGGGCCGCCACCCTGCTCGGGCGCCACCACGGCCGCGAGCTCACGGGCCGACTCGTCGTCGAGAAGGCGATCCCCGTCGCCGGCGGGCTCGCCGGCGGCTCGGCCGACGCCGCGGCGGCCCTCGTCGCGCTCGACCGCCTGCACGACCTGCGCACCAGCGACGACGACCTGCTGCGCCTGGCCGCCGACCTGGGCAGCGACGTGCCCTTCGCGCTCATCGGCGGCACCGCGCTCGGCACCGGTCGCGGCGAGCTCGTCGACCCGGTGACCGACGCGGGCACCTGGTGGTGGGTGCTGGTCCCCAGCCTCGAGGGCATGTCGACGCCGGTGGTCTACGCCCACTTCGACCGGTTGTTCCCCGACGCCCCCGCGACGCCGCCCGGCGCCGACGAGCTGCTCGACGCCCTGCGCACCGGCCAGCCGCTCAGCCTGGCCCGCACCCTCCACAACGACCTGCAGGACCCCGCGATCGACCTGCGCCCCGAGCTCGGCCTCCTCATCGAGCGCGGCGAGTCCGAGGGGGCGCTGCGCGGTCTCGTGTCAGGCTCCGGTCCGACCGTCGTGTTCCTGTGCGAGTCCGCCGACCATGCCCGTGACCTCGCCGGCGCGCTCATGCGCACCGGCCATCCCGTCGTCCTCGTCGCCAACGGCGCCGTGGCCGGCTCCCACCTCGTCCCCAGCCACGTCTAG